A genomic stretch from Corynebacterium faecale includes:
- a CDS encoding succinate dehydrogenase/fumarate reductase iron-sulfur subunit — MKLTLEIWRQAGPTAEGKFETLVVDDAVEQMSILELLDHVNNKLIEENKEPFAFASDCREGICGTCGLLVNGRPHGADQNKPACSQRLVSYTDGDTLKIEPMRNAAYPVIKDMVVDRSALERISEHGGYVSLNAGTAPDADTLHVNHQIAELALDHAACIGCGACVAACPNGAAHLFTGAKLVHLSLLPLGKEERGLRATKMIDDMETNFGHCSLYGECADVCPAGIPLTAVAAVTKERARAAFRGKDN, encoded by the coding sequence ATGAAACTGACACTTGAGATCTGGCGTCAGGCAGGCCCGACGGCAGAAGGAAAGTTCGAGACACTCGTTGTCGACGACGCCGTCGAGCAGATGTCCATTCTGGAGCTGCTTGACCACGTAAACAACAAGCTCATCGAGGAGAACAAGGAACCATTCGCGTTCGCCTCTGACTGCCGTGAAGGCATCTGTGGTACCTGTGGCCTCCTGGTCAACGGTCGTCCACACGGCGCTGACCAGAACAAGCCCGCTTGTTCCCAGCGCCTGGTGAGCTACACCGACGGTGACACCCTGAAGATCGAGCCAATGCGCAACGCCGCATACCCGGTCATCAAGGACATGGTCGTGGATCGCTCCGCTCTGGAGCGTATCTCCGAGCACGGCGGCTATGTCTCCCTCAACGCCGGTACCGCACCGGATGCTGACACCCTGCACGTCAACCACCAGATTGCTGAACTGGCACTTGACCACGCAGCCTGCATTGGTTGTGGCGCTTGTGTGGCAGCCTGCCCGAACGGTGCAGCGCACCTGTTCACCGGTGCCAAACTGGTTCACCTCTCCCTCCTGCCCCTGGGCAAGGAAGAGCGTGGCCTGCGTGCCACCAAGATGATCGATGACATGGAAACCAACTTCGGTCACTGCTCCCTGTACGGTGAATGTGCCGATGTCTGCCCAGCAGGCATCCCACTGACCGCTGTGGCTGCCGTGACCAAGGAACGTGCGCGTGCGGCTTTCCGTGGCAAAGACAACTAA
- a CDS encoding winged helix DNA-binding domain-containing protein, with product MNAQLTLDRLRGLRLIAQLLGTSTAFPRTPAQETVVGVSKHLLATQAQNRPAALKAIDLRARADTGTTADALNRSLLIRTWSQRGTHHLLAAEDVRWMTLLCSPRVLATSTKRRGALGLDDAAVDRARDILMEHATEPVGRQTAYELFASVGVDPGDNRGQHLLRHFGGEGTLVQGPPQGAADTFVLLDAVCPLSIDLTGDAALEEMTVRYFRARGVATQKDLQWWSGLKLVDIRRGITVAEEAGEIMPVPGPGGEAMWIPTWAADVTDAEIEATLEQVLDLPAFDEYLLSYTDRSHVMDSEHLVSIGPGKNGIFKAFRVIRGEAQPVVAGA from the coding sequence ATGAACGCACAGTTGACCCTGGATCGGCTCCGCGGACTCCGCCTGATAGCCCAGCTCCTGGGCACATCCACCGCATTCCCACGCACCCCGGCGCAGGAAACGGTGGTGGGTGTGAGCAAACACCTGCTGGCCACCCAGGCACAAAACCGCCCCGCCGCGCTCAAGGCGATTGACCTGCGGGCCCGGGCCGATACCGGCACCACCGCCGATGCGCTGAACCGCTCCCTACTCATCCGCACCTGGAGCCAGCGCGGCACCCACCACCTGCTGGCCGCGGAAGATGTCCGCTGGATGACGTTGTTGTGTTCCCCACGTGTGCTGGCGACCTCCACCAAGCGCCGGGGCGCCCTGGGGCTTGACGACGCCGCCGTCGACCGTGCCCGGGACATCCTGATGGAGCATGCCACCGAGCCGGTGGGCCGCCAAACAGCATATGAGTTATTCGCCTCTGTGGGGGTGGATCCGGGCGATAACCGGGGACAGCATCTGCTTCGTCATTTCGGTGGCGAAGGCACGCTCGTGCAGGGCCCACCTCAGGGCGCAGCAGACACCTTCGTGTTGTTGGATGCCGTGTGCCCGCTGTCCATTGACCTGACTGGCGACGCTGCACTGGAGGAGATGACCGTGCGCTATTTCCGCGCCCGGGGTGTCGCCACGCAGAAAGACCTGCAGTGGTGGTCAGGGCTGAAACTGGTGGATATACGCCGGGGCATCACAGTTGCTGAAGAGGCAGGTGAGATTATGCCCGTGCCGGGCCCGGGTGGCGAGGCCATGTGGATACCCACCTGGGCAGCCGATGTCACCGATGCTGAGATTGAAGCCACGCTGGAACAGGTGCTGGATCTGCCGGCTTTTGATGAATATCTGCTGTCCTATACCGACCGCAGCCACGTGATGGATTCCGAGCACCTGGTGAGCATCGGTCCGGGGAAGAACGGGATTTTCAAGGCGTTCCGGGTGATCCGGGGTGAGGCGCAGCCGGTTGTGGCGGGGGCCTGA
- a CDS encoding DUF445 domain-containing protein, producing MGKHQLPDAADFTADANPDADPAAGTTADPTAGTGIATRGGKTAPDAKPLAVPGPSAEVEAERRKALRRHKAFALSLLIFAAVVYLICRYIETRPGETDTWVGFVRAASEAGMIGGLADWFAVTALFRHPMGLKIPHTAIIRRKKDELGVALSGFVGENFLNAQLITEKVRQAQIPDRVGEWLSKPENGEVVSREAGKLTANIVKAIDPKDAEAVINSALIDKLAEPAWGPPAGRLLEQLIAEGKAEPVVDELAKWLHKKALTSEDLISKLLDERRPIWAPRFVNELVGDKVYRELIEFTGAVASQPDHEARQSVRRFLNKLANDLQYDAGMITKMEEIKKDVMGSGAVAQIAPTIWASASASLTEAASDPESILRRKIAELAVRWGERVLIDDTLRADLDNRITGAASFLADNYAPEVTSIISETIERWDANEASDKIELMVGKDLQWIRVNGTVVGALAGLTIYTVSHLMFGA from the coding sequence ATGGGAAAACACCAACTGCCCGACGCCGCCGACTTCACGGCCGACGCTAACCCCGACGCTGACCCTGCCGCCGGTACCACCGCCGACCCCACCGCCGGCACCGGCATCGCCACACGTGGCGGCAAGACCGCACCTGATGCCAAACCCCTCGCCGTACCGGGGCCTTCAGCCGAGGTGGAGGCGGAGCGTCGTAAAGCACTGCGCAGGCACAAGGCCTTCGCGCTGAGCCTGCTGATCTTCGCGGCTGTGGTCTATCTGATCTGCCGCTATATCGAGACCCGACCCGGGGAGACGGACACGTGGGTGGGGTTCGTGCGCGCCGCGTCCGAGGCCGGGATGATCGGCGGGTTGGCGGACTGGTTCGCGGTGACCGCGCTGTTCCGGCATCCGATGGGGCTGAAGATCCCGCACACAGCCATCATCCGGCGGAAGAAGGATGAACTGGGTGTGGCGCTCAGCGGGTTCGTGGGCGAGAACTTCCTCAATGCCCAGCTGATCACGGAGAAGGTCCGGCAGGCGCAGATCCCGGACCGGGTGGGGGAGTGGCTGTCCAAGCCGGAAAACGGTGAGGTGGTTTCACGTGAAGCGGGCAAACTCACCGCGAATATTGTCAAGGCGATCGACCCGAAGGACGCGGAAGCCGTGATCAACTCCGCGCTGATTGATAAACTCGCCGAACCCGCCTGGGGCCCACCGGCAGGCCGTCTGCTGGAGCAGCTCATCGCCGAGGGCAAGGCCGAGCCGGTGGTGGATGAGCTGGCTAAGTGGCTACATAAGAAGGCGCTGACCTCGGAGGATCTGATCTCCAAGCTGCTGGATGAGCGCCGTCCGATCTGGGCGCCGCGCTTTGTCAATGAGCTGGTCGGCGACAAGGTCTACCGCGAACTCATCGAATTCACCGGGGCCGTGGCCTCCCAGCCAGACCACGAGGCGCGCCAGTCGGTGCGCAGATTCCTCAACAAACTGGCCAATGACCTGCAATATGATGCCGGCATGATCACCAAGATGGAGGAGATTAAAAAAGACGTCATGGGTTCCGGGGCGGTCGCGCAGATCGCGCCCACCATCTGGGCGTCGGCGTCCGCCTCGCTGACCGAGGCCGCCTCGGATCCTGAGTCCATCCTGCGACGCAAGATCGCCGAGCTTGCGGTCCGCTGGGGGGAGCGCGTGCTTATCGACGACACCCTCCGCGCCGACCTGGACAACCGCATCACCGGAGCCGCCTCCTTCCTGGCGGACAACTACGCCCCGGAGGTCACCAGCATCATCTCCGAAACCATTGAACGTTGGGATGCCAACGAGGCCTCCGACAAGATCGAGCTGATGGTGGGCAAGGATCTGCAGTGGATCAGGGTCAATGGCACCGTGGTGGGTGCGCTCGCGGGTTTGACCATTTACACTGTGTCTCATCTGATGTTCGGCGCATGA
- a CDS encoding CGLAU_01105 family protein, with amino-acid sequence MTEENNTVRGNLGKAGSSLGNLAGQVAKKVRSDLTEGDPDSLGKFKADASEAVGSFKEADSRDDYIAAGKDFAQDTGTFLKGVADSVKSAVGEARESEDAASTKSAFASVVESSRDKLDDTVDKARAKKAERQAAVDDAAESTNGPETDIIEGEVLPNPEDPQEPRV; translated from the coding sequence ATGACTGAAGAGAACAACACCGTCCGCGGCAACCTGGGCAAGGCTGGTTCCTCCCTGGGCAACCTGGCCGGGCAGGTGGCCAAAAAGGTCCGCTCAGATCTCACCGAGGGCGACCCGGACAGCCTGGGTAAATTCAAAGCTGATGCTTCCGAGGCGGTCGGTTCCTTCAAGGAGGCTGACTCCCGTGATGATTACATCGCAGCAGGTAAAGACTTTGCCCAAGACACCGGCACCTTCCTCAAGGGTGTGGCCGATTCAGTGAAGTCCGCCGTGGGGGAGGCCCGTGAATCCGAGGATGCCGCCTCCACCAAGAGTGCGTTCGCCTCCGTGGTGGAGAGCTCCCGCGACAAGCTGGATGACACCGTAGATAAGGCCCGCGCCAAGAAGGCGGAGCGCCAGGCAGCTGTGGATGATGCGGCAGAATCTACAAATGGCCCGGAAACCGATATCATCGAAGGCGAAGTACTTCCCAACCCGGAAGACCCGCAGGAACCCCGCGTCTAG
- a CDS encoding DUF2516 family protein: protein MDLSLLFAVTAWTVRGIYFLIAVFGFVGAFMVATTREDAFEVAGRQSKLIWTALLGVSGFALLLGLPFLTWVGMVIIGLYWWDVRPQIKNILAGNGGW from the coding sequence ATGGATTTGTCACTGCTCTTTGCTGTTACCGCCTGGACTGTTCGAGGCATCTACTTCCTGATCGCGGTCTTCGGTTTCGTTGGTGCCTTCATGGTTGCCACCACCCGCGAAGACGCCTTCGAGGTGGCCGGTCGCCAGAGCAAACTGATCTGGACGGCCCTGCTGGGTGTCTCCGGATTCGCGCTGCTGCTGGGTCTGCCATTTTTGACCTGGGTGGGCATGGTCATCATCGGCCTGTACTGGTGGGATGTGCGCCCACAGATCAAAAACATCCTGGCCGGTAACGGCGGCTGGTAG
- a CDS encoding TetR/AcrR family transcriptional regulator — MKRQQTLEAIEDNATMLVLDRGFDDVTIDDICAGAGISKRTFFNYVESKEVAVVGPGPRTPTEAEGADFLATLHDDFFAVALDLVIRLFGEHDNTAPGLPQELRRRRKCIRADHPKLAMQHFARVHQTREALEELLADYLRRWPSAQRLQDVPEAEAITIVGVLLTAVHQGSRAWHDMDSASSAAFNDCCKKALNDIFLIKGGSTE, encoded by the coding sequence ATGAAACGCCAGCAGACCCTGGAGGCGATCGAAGATAACGCCACCATGCTCGTGTTGGATCGGGGGTTTGATGATGTCACCATCGATGACATCTGTGCCGGAGCGGGGATCTCTAAACGCACCTTCTTCAACTATGTGGAATCCAAAGAGGTCGCGGTGGTCGGCCCGGGACCACGCACCCCCACCGAAGCGGAAGGCGCGGATTTCCTCGCCACCCTGCACGATGACTTCTTCGCCGTGGCCCTTGATCTGGTGATCAGGCTGTTTGGTGAGCATGACAACACCGCCCCCGGCCTGCCCCAGGAACTTCGACGCCGACGCAAATGCATCCGCGCCGATCACCCCAAGCTGGCGATGCAACACTTCGCCCGGGTTCATCAGACCCGGGAAGCCCTGGAAGAGCTCCTTGCTGATTACCTGCGCCGCTGGCCCAGCGCCCAGAGGCTTCAGGATGTCCCCGAAGCCGAGGCGATCACGATCGTCGGTGTCCTGCTCACCGCCGTTCATCAGGGAAGCCGCGCATGGCATGACATGGATAGCGCTTCCTCCGCAGCCTTCAACGACTGCTGCAAAAAGGCTCTCAACGATATTTTTCTTATTAAAGGTGGTTCGACCGAATGA
- a CDS encoding MDR family MFS transporter — MTQIDKERGTALNAERPVTTMTKSGAPAAHTVTRVHNPEASPVEKKRLPLIIAALMLTMLLSALGQTIFGAALPTIVGELGGVNHMSWVVTAFLLGQTISLPIFGKLGDQFGRKYLFMFAITLFVVGSAVGAMANTMSVLIIARALQGVAGGGLMILSQAILADVTTARERAKYMGIMGSVFGLSSVLGPLLGGWFTDGPGWRWGLWFNVPLGVVALLAIAVFLKLPKRSRGKVTIDWAGGVFIAIATTATVLTVTWGGNEYAWNSAMIIGLIITAVVATIVFVFIERRAVDPLVPMGLFKNRNFVLTAVAGIGVGLFMMGTLAYIPTYLQMVHGLNPTNAGLMLIPMMIGLIGTSTVVGSLVSKTGRYKWYPFTGMLIMVVALYLMSSLDPADSLWTIGIFFFIFGFGLGMAMQILVLIVQNSFPNTMVGTATGANNFFRQIGGAVGSAFIGGLFTTNLINRFNENVPGAVESLGEEGTGFAAQMADGSAMQNLTPQLLETLPAVIRDAIQLSYNDALTPVFLLLAPVAVLAAVLLFFIREEHLKETIE, encoded by the coding sequence ATGACTCAGATAGATAAGGAACGCGGCACCGCACTCAATGCGGAACGTCCCGTCACAACCATGACCAAGAGTGGGGCACCCGCAGCCCACACGGTCACCCGGGTACATAATCCTGAGGCATCTCCGGTAGAGAAGAAGCGCCTGCCGCTGATCATCGCCGCCCTCATGCTGACCATGCTGCTCAGCGCCCTGGGCCAGACCATCTTCGGTGCGGCACTGCCGACCATCGTCGGTGAGCTCGGTGGCGTTAACCACATGTCCTGGGTGGTCACCGCCTTCCTGCTCGGCCAGACGATCTCCCTGCCCATCTTCGGCAAATTGGGCGATCAATTCGGCCGCAAATACCTGTTCATGTTCGCCATCACCTTATTCGTGGTGGGTTCCGCGGTGGGTGCCATGGCCAACACCATGTCCGTGCTCATCATCGCCCGCGCCCTCCAGGGTGTGGCCGGCGGTGGCCTGATGATCCTCTCCCAGGCGATCCTGGCAGATGTGACCACCGCCCGTGAACGCGCCAAGTACATGGGCATCATGGGTTCAGTGTTTGGGCTCAGCTCTGTGCTCGGCCCACTGCTCGGCGGCTGGTTCACCGATGGCCCCGGCTGGCGCTGGGGACTGTGGTTCAATGTGCCACTCGGCGTGGTGGCCTTGCTGGCCATTGCTGTGTTTCTGAAGCTGCCCAAGCGTTCCCGTGGCAAGGTCACCATCGACTGGGCAGGTGGCGTCTTCATCGCGATTGCCACCACCGCCACCGTGCTCACCGTCACCTGGGGTGGCAATGAGTACGCCTGGAACTCCGCGATGATCATCGGTTTGATCATCACAGCCGTGGTGGCCACCATTGTCTTCGTCTTCATCGAACGCCGCGCCGTGGACCCCCTGGTCCCCATGGGCCTGTTCAAAAACCGCAACTTCGTGCTCACTGCGGTCGCCGGTATCGGTGTTGGTCTGTTCATGATGGGCACCCTGGCCTATATCCCGACCTACCTCCAGATGGTCCACGGATTGAACCCCACCAACGCCGGCCTCATGCTCATCCCGATGATGATCGGCCTGATCGGCACCTCCACCGTGGTGGGTTCCCTGGTGTCCAAGACCGGTCGCTACAAGTGGTACCCCTTCACCGGCATGCTGATCATGGTGGTCGCGCTCTACCTCATGTCCTCCCTGGATCCGGCCGATTCCCTGTGGACGATCGGCATCTTCTTCTTCATCTTCGGTTTCGGCCTGGGCATGGCCATGCAGATCCTGGTGCTCATTGTCCAGAACTCCTTCCCGAACACCATGGTGGGTACCGCCACCGGTGCGAATAACTTCTTCCGTCAGATCGGTGGCGCCGTGGGTTCCGCCTTCATCGGCGGGTTGTTCACCACCAACCTGATCAACCGCTTCAATGAGAACGTCCCCGGTGCCGTGGAATCCCTCGGTGAGGAGGGCACCGGGTTCGCAGCCCAGATGGCTGATGGCTCCGCCATGCAGAACCTCACCCCACAGCTGCTGGAGACCCTCCCGGCCGTGATCCGGGATGCCATCCAGCTGTCCTACAACGACGCACTCACCCCGGTCTTCCTGCTGCTGGCACCGGTCGCGGTCCTGGCAGCCGTGCTGCTTTTCTTTATCCGTGAAGAACACCTCAAGGAAACAATCGAATAA
- a CDS encoding MDR family MFS transporter, protein MLTPDADTATAVKEPKTRPARKKKEKIPSSMTPEEQKKVWWILGALMVAMMMASLDQMIFGTALPTIVGELGGVDHMMWVITAYLLAETIMLPIYGKLGDLIGRKGLFIGALGIFLAGSIIGGLAGSMTWLIIGRAVQGIGGGGLLILSQAIIADVVPARERGRYMGVMGGVFGLSAVLGPLLGGWFTEGPGWRWAFWMNIPLSIIAIFVAWRLLDLPKPKITFRWDYLGTILMIVATTSLVLFTTWGGSRYAWSDPIILSLIAATIIGAGLLVFVELRVTDPLVPMQFFKNLNFTLTTIAGLILGIAMFGVLGYLPTYLQMVHGINATQAGYMLIPMMVGMMGLSIWVGLRITKTGRYKWFPPIGMIITFGAMLLFRTLSPETSLWAIGVYLLIMGVGLGMAMQVLVLIVQNTLPTAVVGSATAVNNFFRQIGSSLGSALVGGMFVGNLTTLMGERLPGAVAALPPEDQAALAAAGGLDSNELTPALVKELPPAVHDAFTGAYNDALLPVFTTMMPLVGAAFILLLFVKHEKLRETTSDEPVAMA, encoded by the coding sequence GTGCTCACCCCGGATGCAGACACCGCCACCGCGGTGAAAGAGCCAAAAACTCGCCCGGCTCGGAAGAAGAAGGAAAAGATCCCGTCCTCCATGACCCCGGAGGAGCAGAAGAAAGTCTGGTGGATCCTCGGCGCGCTGATGGTCGCCATGATGATGGCCAGCCTGGACCAGATGATCTTCGGTACCGCGCTGCCCACCATCGTCGGTGAGCTCGGCGGTGTGGATCATATGATGTGGGTGATCACCGCCTATCTTCTGGCGGAGACCATCATGTTGCCCATCTACGGCAAATTGGGTGACCTGATCGGCCGCAAGGGGTTATTCATCGGCGCGCTGGGTATCTTCCTGGCCGGTTCCATCATTGGTGGTCTGGCGGGCTCCATGACCTGGCTGATCATCGGCCGTGCCGTGCAGGGTATCGGTGGTGGCGGGTTGTTGATCCTCTCGCAGGCCATCATCGCCGATGTGGTCCCGGCCCGCGAACGTGGCCGCTACATGGGTGTCATGGGTGGTGTCTTCGGACTCTCCGCGGTACTCGGACCACTGCTCGGTGGCTGGTTCACCGAGGGACCCGGCTGGCGCTGGGCCTTCTGGATGAACATCCCACTGTCCATCATCGCCATCTTCGTGGCGTGGCGTCTGCTGGATCTGCCGAAACCGAAGATCACCTTCCGCTGGGATTACCTGGGCACCATCCTCATGATCGTGGCCACCACCTCCCTGGTGCTGTTCACCACCTGGGGAGGCTCCCGCTACGCATGGTCCGATCCGATCATCCTCAGCCTGATCGCCGCCACCATCATCGGTGCCGGACTGCTGGTGTTCGTGGAACTGCGCGTCACGGACCCACTGGTGCCGATGCAGTTCTTCAAAAACCTGAACTTCACCCTGACCACCATCGCGGGTCTGATCCTGGGTATTGCCATGTTCGGAGTGCTGGGTTATCTGCCCACCTACCTCCAGATGGTGCACGGCATCAACGCCACCCAGGCTGGTTATATGCTCATCCCGATGATGGTGGGCATGATGGGCCTGTCCATCTGGGTGGGACTGCGGATCACCAAAACCGGCCGGTACAAGTGGTTCCCGCCGATCGGCATGATCATCACCTTCGGGGCCATGTTGCTCTTCCGCACCCTGAGCCCCGAGACCTCCCTGTGGGCAATCGGTGTCTACCTGCTGATCATGGGTGTCGGTCTGGGCATGGCCATGCAGGTGCTGGTGCTCATCGTGCAGAACACACTGCCCACCGCGGTGGTGGGTTCGGCTACGGCGGTGAATAACTTCTTCCGCCAGATCGGTTCCTCACTGGGCTCCGCGCTGGTGGGTGGAATGTTCGTGGGCAACCTCACCACGCTTATGGGTGAGCGCCTCCCCGGTGCTGTTGCTGCGCTGCCGCCAGAGGATCAGGCCGCCCTGGCTGCCGCCGGTGGACTCGACTCCAATGAACTCACCCCGGCGCTGGTCAAGGAACTGCCCCCAGCAGTCCACGACGCCTTCACCGGAGCCTATAACGATGCGCTCCTTCCGGTGTTCACCACCATGATGCCGCTGGTCGGTGCAGCCTTCATCCTGCTGCTATTTGTCAAGCATGAGAAACTGCGGGAAACCACCTCTGACGAGCCAGTCGCCATGGCATAA
- the purU gene encoding formyltetrahydrofolate deformylase: MTPSFSEIRHRPGTAPEERQYVLTFGCPDSTGIVAKLSSFLAERGGWITEAGYFTDPDSNWFFTRQAVRAESIDMEIEELREEFTAFAEEEFGPRARWQFTDTQQTKKAVILVSKEGHCLHDLLGRVAENDYPMEVAAVIGNHDNLEYIAKNHGVPFHHIPFPKDAVGKRRAFDEVAEIVNGINPDAIVMARFMQILPPDLCEMWGGRVINIHHSFLPSFMGARPYHQAHSRGVKLIGATCHYATPDLDDGPIIEQDVIRVTHKDSPTELQRVGRDAEKQVLARGLRFHLEDRILVYGNRTVIFD, encoded by the coding sequence ATGACCCCGAGTTTTTCTGAAATCCGTCACCGTCCAGGCACGGCGCCTGAAGAGCGCCAGTATGTGCTCACCTTCGGCTGCCCCGACTCCACAGGAATCGTGGCCAAGCTGTCCTCGTTCCTCGCAGAGCGTGGCGGATGGATTACAGAAGCCGGATACTTCACCGATCCGGATAGCAACTGGTTCTTCACCCGCCAGGCCGTGCGCGCCGAGTCCATCGACATGGAGATCGAGGAACTCCGCGAGGAGTTCACCGCCTTCGCCGAGGAGGAGTTTGGCCCCCGTGCCCGCTGGCAGTTCACCGACACCCAGCAGACCAAGAAGGCTGTGATTTTGGTGTCCAAGGAGGGCCACTGCCTGCATGATCTGCTGGGCCGTGTCGCGGAGAATGATTACCCCATGGAGGTGGCTGCCGTTATCGGTAACCACGATAATCTGGAGTACATCGCCAAGAATCACGGCGTGCCCTTCCACCACATTCCTTTCCCCAAGGATGCCGTGGGCAAGCGACGTGCGTTTGATGAGGTTGCGGAGATTGTCAATGGCATCAACCCGGATGCCATCGTGATGGCACGCTTCATGCAGATCCTCCCACCGGATCTCTGTGAGATGTGGGGCGGCCGCGTGATCAACATTCACCACAGCTTCCTGCCGTCCTTCATGGGTGCCCGCCCCTACCACCAGGCGCACAGCCGTGGTGTGAAGCTGATCGGCGCGACCTGCCACTATGCCACCCCTGACCTGGATGATGGTCCCATCATTGAGCAGGATGTCATCCGCGTGACCCACAAGGACAGCCCCACTGAGCTGCAGCGCGTGGGCCGCGACGCCGAGAAGCAGGTCCTTGCCCGTGGCCTGCGTTTCCACCTCGAGGACCGCATTCTGGTCTACGGCAACCGCACCGTCATCTTCGACTAA
- the deoC gene encoding deoxyribose-phosphate aldolase produces MTISRAQMAAIIDFTLLGPEVTVEELHALIDEALELGVGTICVPPSMMNNTKRAQDAGLNIATVAGFPHGKTSALVKAAEARLAVQYGASEVDVVLDIAQVKAANDNALLTEMVAIREAVASPAKLKFIVESAVVSDVALGVVTHAARAAGADFVKTSTGFHPAGGATVEAVRAMAEAAQGQIGVKASGGIRTWADAVAMVEAGATRIGTSNARAILEGAPA; encoded by the coding sequence ATGACTATCTCCCGCGCCCAGATGGCCGCGATCATTGATTTCACCCTGCTCGGCCCTGAGGTCACCGTCGAAGAACTACACGCGCTTATCGACGAAGCCCTCGAGCTTGGCGTGGGCACCATCTGTGTTCCACCCAGCATGATGAACAACACGAAACGGGCGCAGGACGCCGGCCTGAACATCGCCACCGTCGCCGGATTTCCCCACGGAAAAACATCAGCCCTGGTCAAGGCCGCCGAGGCGCGCCTGGCCGTGCAATACGGTGCCTCAGAGGTGGATGTGGTGCTGGACATCGCCCAGGTGAAAGCCGCGAATGACAATGCTCTGCTCACCGAGATGGTGGCCATCCGTGAAGCCGTGGCCTCACCGGCGAAGCTGAAGTTCATTGTGGAATCCGCCGTGGTCAGCGATGTAGCCCTCGGTGTAGTCACCCACGCTGCGCGGGCCGCGGGTGCCGATTTCGTGAAAACCTCCACCGGTTTCCACCCCGCCGGTGGCGCCACCGTGGAAGCTGTCCGCGCCATGGCAGAAGCCGCCCAGGGCCAGATCGGGGTCAAGGCCTCCGGTGGTATCCGCACCTGGGCCGATGCCGTGGCCATGGTGGAGGCCGGTGCCACGCGGATCGGCACCTCAAATGCGCGCGCCATTCTGGAGGGGGCTCCGGCTTAA